In Streptomyces sp. NBC_00569, a single genomic region encodes these proteins:
- a CDS encoding LysR family transcriptional regulator: protein MIEARHLRVLRAVAATGSFSAAARELGCTQPAVSQQMKALESSAGTPLLIRTGREMRLTQAGEALVRHAAGILAGLTAAEEEVAAIAGLRAGRVRLVSFPSGSSTLVPTALAALRAAHPGTRVSLVEAEPPRSVGMLREGDCDVALAFRYEGAQAAEDWDDLVVRPLLADRLVGLVPEGHRLAKSDAVSIGELADEPWIAGCPRCRRQLVEVCEGAGFTPRIDFATDDYPAVIGLVGAGLGVAVLPELAIESVRPKGARTVTVEPAVQREIVALTLPDLAQVPAVAATLDHLARAAAR from the coding sequence ATGATCGAGGCCCGTCATCTCCGTGTCCTGCGCGCCGTGGCCGCCACCGGTTCCTTCTCGGCGGCCGCCCGCGAACTCGGCTGCACCCAGCCCGCGGTCAGCCAGCAGATGAAGGCCCTCGAATCCTCGGCGGGCACCCCGCTCCTCATCCGTACGGGCCGCGAGATGCGACTCACCCAGGCGGGTGAAGCTCTGGTGCGACACGCGGCGGGCATCCTGGCCGGACTGACCGCGGCGGAGGAAGAGGTCGCCGCCATCGCGGGCTTGCGCGCGGGCCGTGTCCGGCTCGTCTCGTTCCCCAGCGGCAGTTCCACGCTCGTCCCCACGGCGCTGGCCGCCCTGCGCGCCGCGCACCCCGGCACCCGCGTGTCCCTCGTGGAGGCGGAGCCTCCGCGCTCGGTCGGGATGCTGCGAGAGGGCGACTGCGATGTGGCCCTGGCCTTCCGTTACGAGGGGGCTCAGGCCGCGGAGGACTGGGACGACCTCGTCGTCCGTCCGCTGCTGGCCGACCGCCTCGTCGGCCTGGTCCCTGAGGGGCATCGGCTGGCCAAGTCGGACGCGGTCTCCATCGGTGAGCTGGCCGACGAGCCCTGGATCGCGGGCTGCCCGCGCTGCCGCCGGCAGTTGGTGGAGGTCTGCGAGGGCGCGGGATTCACACCGCGCATCGACTTCGCGACCGATGACTATCCGGCGGTGATCGGCCTGGTCGGTGCAGGCCTCGGTGTGGCGGTCCTGCCGGAGCTCGCCATCGAATCCGTACGTCCCAAGGGTGCACGCACGGTGACGGTGGAGCCGGCTGTGCAGCGCGAGATCGTCGCCCTCACACTGCCCGACCTGGCCCAGGTGCCGGCCGTGGCAGCCACGCTCGACCACCTGGCGCGGGCCGCGGCCCGCTGA
- a CDS encoding sigma-70 family RNA polymerase sigma factor, giving the protein MRDDEAAGRGAIGALVHSAVEGDEQATHDLLAHVHPLAIRYCRSRLTRLPGDARHFVEDLAQEVCVAVLLALPRYKDTGRPFEAFVFAIAAHKVADLQRAAMRHPGSTAVPSDEMPERPDDSLGPEERALLSSDAEWAKKLLANLPENQRELLLLRIAVGLTAEETGQMLGMSPGAVRVAQHRALSRLRALAEQ; this is encoded by the coding sequence ATGCGCGACGACGAGGCAGCCGGCCGGGGGGCCATCGGTGCACTGGTCCACAGCGCCGTCGAGGGCGACGAGCAGGCCACGCACGACCTTCTCGCGCACGTCCACCCCCTCGCGATCCGTTACTGCCGCAGCCGTCTGACCCGACTGCCGGGTGACGCACGGCACTTCGTGGAAGATCTCGCGCAGGAAGTCTGTGTCGCGGTGCTCCTCGCGCTGCCGCGCTACAAGGACACCGGGCGCCCCTTCGAGGCGTTCGTCTTCGCCATCGCCGCGCACAAGGTCGCGGATCTGCAGCGCGCCGCCATGCGGCATCCCGGTTCCACCGCCGTGCCCTCCGACGAGATGCCGGAGCGGCCCGACGACTCGCTCGGACCGGAGGAGCGGGCCCTGCTCAGCAGCGATGCGGAGTGGGCGAAGAAGCTCCTCGCCAACCTTCCGGAGAACCAGCGCGAGCTGCTGCTGCTCCGGATCGCCGTCGGCCTCACCGCCGAGGAAACCGGACAGATGCTCGGCATGTCGCCGGGCGCCGTCCGCGTCGCCCAGCACCGCGCGCTCAGCCGGCTGCGGGCGCTCGCCGAGCAGTGA
- a CDS encoding MOSC domain-containing protein: protein MKVLSLNVGRPEASEHTDQAEGVTGIDKRPVPGPVRVAAPGPKGIGASGLEGDAVCDMRHHGGDDQAVYAFAREDLDEWQGTLGHALRNGSFGENLTTEGVDVSGAKIGERWRVGPDLVLEVASGRIPCRTFQGHLAEKGWVRRFTARAAPGAYLRVIEPGAIRAGDTIEIVHRPDHEVTVAFQFRAVTTDRGLLPRLLVAADALAPEAVEAARTYVAKYGGGDAV from the coding sequence ATGAAGGTTCTGTCTCTGAACGTGGGTCGCCCCGAGGCCAGCGAGCACACCGACCAGGCCGAGGGCGTGACCGGTATCGACAAGCGGCCGGTGCCGGGCCCCGTCCGGGTGGCGGCGCCCGGGCCCAAGGGGATCGGCGCCAGCGGTCTCGAAGGGGACGCCGTGTGCGACATGCGCCATCACGGCGGCGACGACCAGGCGGTCTACGCCTTCGCCCGCGAGGACCTCGACGAGTGGCAGGGCACGCTCGGCCACGCTCTGCGCAACGGCTCGTTCGGGGAGAACCTCACCACCGAGGGCGTCGACGTGTCGGGCGCGAAGATCGGCGAGCGCTGGCGCGTCGGCCCCGACCTCGTCCTCGAGGTCGCCTCGGGCCGGATCCCCTGCCGCACGTTCCAGGGCCACCTCGCCGAGAAGGGGTGGGTCAGGCGCTTCACCGCGCGGGCCGCACCTGGCGCGTATCTGCGAGTGATCGAGCCGGGCGCGATCCGGGCGGGCGACACGATCGAGATCGTGCACCGGCCCGACCACGAGGTGACCGTCGCGTTCCAGTTCCGGGCCGTCACGACCGACCGCGGCCTGCTCCCGCGGCTGCTCGTCGCGGCGGACGCGCTCGCCCCCGAGGCAGTCGAGGCCGCTCGTACGTACGTGGCGAAGTACGGGGGCGGGGACGCGGTGTAG
- a CDS encoding SDR family NAD(P)-dependent oxidoreductase: protein MTTALITGSTSGIGAAFARRLAADGHDLVLVARDTKRLREQATELHDRHGVEAEVLTADLATDEGIGAVEARLSDRKRPVDLLINNAGFGNKGQYLEVPLADELTMLKVHCEAVLRLTSAAVAPMRERGRGGVVNVASVAAFVPRGTYGASKAWVVQFTQGAARDLAGSGVRLMALCPGFVRTEFHERADMGTDNIPNWMWLDADKLVAAALADLARGKSLSIPDPRYKTLMGVVKLAPRGLLGGVTAKTGRKYGPQ from the coding sequence ATGACTACCGCTCTGATTACGGGATCCACCTCGGGGATCGGTGCCGCGTTCGCGCGCCGGCTCGCCGCGGACGGCCACGACCTCGTCCTGGTGGCGCGTGACACCAAGCGGCTGCGGGAGCAGGCCACCGAGCTCCACGACCGGCACGGCGTCGAGGCCGAGGTGCTCACGGCGGACCTCGCCACCGACGAGGGTATCGGCGCGGTCGAGGCACGGCTGTCCGACCGCAAGCGTCCCGTGGACCTGCTGATCAACAACGCGGGCTTCGGCAACAAGGGCCAGTACCTGGAGGTCCCGCTCGCTGACGAGTTGACCATGCTGAAAGTGCACTGCGAGGCGGTCCTGCGGCTCACGTCCGCCGCGGTGGCGCCGATGCGTGAGCGCGGCAGGGGCGGCGTGGTGAACGTGGCGTCGGTGGCGGCGTTCGTGCCGCGCGGGACGTACGGCGCGTCGAAGGCGTGGGTCGTGCAGTTCACGCAGGGCGCGGCGCGGGACCTGGCGGGCAGCGGTGTGCGGCTGATGGCGCTCTGCCCGGGGTTCGTCCGTACGGAGTTCCACGAGCGGGCCGACATGGGCACCGACAACATCCCCAACTGGATGTGGCTCGACGCCGACAAGCTGGTGGCGGCGGCGCTCGCCGATCTGGCGCGCGGCAAGTCGCTGTCCATCCCGGATCCGCGGTACAAGACGCTGATGGGCGTCGTGAAGCTGGCGCCTCGCGGGCTGCTCGGCGGCGTCACGGCGAAGACAGGGCGCAAGTACGGGCCGCAGTAA
- a CDS encoding polysaccharide deacetylase family protein, whose translation MPVRARRALARTGPRRLLAAALAAGVLAPALLTGCAPSVDPIERLSRKAAERVRHSHDAAPTTTPAVGPGGGSWGALGAGTAGAGGGRVRVVPLHAPARHATTPRDGRARDAYRRWGLSAPLAPAPRPPARHAAGAGPHALPPVVDHVPTKDHVVFLTFDDGVDRDPHFADMVRDLRLPVSVFLTDGVAGPGHDHFGRLRTLGAGVQNQTLNHHFLPSLPYAEQHAEICGQQDRLKDRFGTRPRLLRPPFGEYNQNTLRAAATCGVDVVVLWRASVASGDLRDADGGRLRPGDIVRAQFRDGVGPHGASLTGTMTRLLRLIQAQGFAVGRLEDYL comes from the coding sequence ATGCCCGTGCGGGCGCGGCGGGCCCTCGCGCGCACCGGGCCCCGGCGGCTGCTCGCCGCTGCCCTGGCCGCCGGTGTCCTCGCACCCGCGCTGCTCACCGGGTGTGCCCCGTCCGTGGACCCGATCGAGCGGCTCAGCAGGAAGGCGGCCGAGAGGGTCCGCCACTCGCACGACGCGGCACCGACGACCACACCGGCCGTCGGTCCGGGGGGTGGGTCGTGGGGTGCGCTCGGGGCCGGGACGGCGGGAGCCGGCGGGGGGCGGGTGCGCGTCGTGCCTCTTCACGCCCCCGCGCGTCACGCCACAACTCCACGTGACGGCCGTGCCCGGGACGCCTACCGCCGCTGGGGACTCTCCGCTCCGCTCGCCCCGGCGCCGAGACCCCCGGCACGCCACGCGGCCGGGGCGGGGCCGCACGCGCTCCCGCCCGTCGTGGACCACGTCCCCACCAAGGACCACGTCGTCTTCCTCACCTTCGACGACGGGGTGGACCGCGACCCGCACTTCGCCGACATGGTCCGCGACCTGCGGCTGCCCGTCAGCGTCTTCCTCACGGACGGCGTCGCGGGCCCCGGCCACGACCACTTCGGCAGGCTGCGGACCCTCGGCGCGGGCGTGCAGAACCAGACCCTGAACCACCACTTCCTGCCCTCGCTCCCGTACGCCGAGCAGCACGCCGAGATCTGCGGCCAGCAGGACCGGCTGAAGGACCGCTTCGGTACCCGCCCCCGCCTCCTCCGGCCGCCCTTCGGCGAGTACAACCAGAACACCCTGCGCGCCGCCGCCACTTGTGGGGTCGACGTCGTGGTCCTGTGGCGCGCCTCGGTGGCGAGCGGCGACCTGCGTGACGCGGACGGGGGCCGGCTGCGTCCCGGTGACATCGTCCGGGCCCAGTTCCGTGACGGCGTCGGCCCGCACGGGGCGTCGCTCACCGGGACGATGACGCGGCTGCTGCGCCTCATCCAGGCCCAGGGGTTCGCGGTGGGGAGGCTCGAGGACTACCTGTGA
- the groL gene encoding chaperonin GroEL (60 kDa chaperone family; promotes refolding of misfolded polypeptides especially under stressful conditions; forms two stacked rings of heptamers to form a barrel-shaped 14mer; ends can be capped by GroES; misfolded proteins enter the barrel where they are refolded when GroES binds) → MAKILKFDEDARRALERGVNKLADTVKVTIGPKGRNVVIDKKFGAPTITNDGVTIAREVEIDDPYENLGAQLVKEVATKTNDIAGDGTTTATVLAQALVKEGLRNVAAGASPAALKKGIDAAVKAVSDELLATARPIEDKADIAAVAGLSAQDSQVGELIAEAMDKVGKDGVITVEESNTFGLELDFTEGMAFDKGYLSPYFVTDQERMEAVLEDPYILINQGKISSIQDMLPLLEKVIQAGGSKPLLIIAEDVEGEALSTLVVNKIRGTFNAVAVKAPGFGDRRKAMLGDMATLTGATVIAEEVGLKLDQAGLDVLGTARRVTITKDDTTIVDGGGNKADVEGRVNQIKAEIENTDSDWDREKLQERLAKLAGGVCVIKVGAATEVELKEKKHRLEDAISATRAAVEEGIVSGGGSALVHAVKVLEGNLDKTGDEATGVAVVRRAAVEPLRWIAENAGLEGYVITSKVAELDKGQGFNAATGEYGDLVKAGVIDPVKVTRSALENAASIASLLLTTETLVVEKPAEEEPEAAGHGHGHSH, encoded by the coding sequence ATGGCGAAGATCCTGAAGTTCGACGAGGACGCCCGTCGCGCCCTCGAGCGCGGCGTCAACAAGCTTGCCGACACGGTCAAGGTGACGATCGGCCCCAAGGGCCGCAACGTCGTCATCGACAAGAAGTTCGGCGCTCCCACCATCACCAACGACGGTGTCACGATCGCCCGCGAGGTCGAGATCGACGACCCGTACGAGAACCTCGGCGCCCAGCTGGTGAAGGAGGTGGCGACCAAGACCAACGACATCGCGGGTGACGGCACCACCACCGCCACCGTGCTCGCCCAGGCCCTGGTCAAGGAAGGCCTGCGCAACGTCGCCGCCGGCGCCTCCCCGGCCGCCCTGAAGAAGGGCATCGACGCCGCGGTCAAGGCCGTGTCCGACGAGCTCCTCGCGACCGCCCGCCCGATCGAGGACAAGGCCGACATCGCCGCCGTCGCCGGTCTGTCCGCCCAGGACTCGCAGGTCGGCGAGCTCATCGCCGAGGCGATGGACAAGGTCGGCAAGGACGGTGTCATCACCGTCGAGGAGTCCAACACCTTCGGTCTGGAGCTGGACTTCACCGAGGGCATGGCGTTCGACAAGGGCTACCTGTCTCCGTACTTCGTGACGGACCAGGAGCGCATGGAGGCCGTGCTCGAGGACCCGTACATCCTGATCAACCAGGGCAAGATCTCCTCCATCCAGGACATGCTGCCGCTGCTCGAGAAGGTCATCCAGGCCGGTGGCTCCAAGCCGCTCCTGATCATCGCCGAGGACGTCGAGGGCGAGGCCCTGTCGACCCTGGTCGTGAACAAGATCCGCGGCACGTTCAACGCCGTCGCCGTCAAGGCGCCCGGCTTCGGTGACCGCCGCAAGGCGATGCTCGGCGACATGGCCACCCTCACCGGTGCCACCGTCATCGCCGAGGAGGTCGGCCTCAAGCTCGACCAGGCCGGTCTGGACGTGCTCGGCACCGCCCGCCGCGTGACCATCACCAAGGACGACACCACGATCGTCGACGGTGGCGGCAACAAGGCCGACGTCGAGGGCCGCGTCAACCAGATCAAGGCCGAGATCGAGAACACGGACTCCGACTGGGACCGCGAGAAGCTCCAGGAGCGCCTCGCGAAGCTCGCCGGCGGCGTGTGCGTGATCAAGGTCGGCGCCGCCACCGAGGTGGAGCTCAAGGAGAAGAAGCACCGTCTGGAGGACGCCATCTCCGCGACCCGCGCCGCGGTCGAGGAGGGCATCGTCTCCGGTGGTGGCTCCGCTCTGGTGCACGCCGTCAAGGTCCTCGAGGGCAACCTCGACAAGACCGGCGACGAGGCCACCGGTGTCGCGGTCGTGCGCCGCGCCGCCGTCGAGCCGCTGCGCTGGATCGCCGAGAACGCCGGCCTCGAGGGCTACGTCATCACCTCGAAGGTCGCCGAGCTCGACAAGGGCCAGGGCTTCAACGCCGCGACCGGCGAGTACGGCGACCTGGTCAAGGCCGGCGTCATCGACCCGGTCAAGGTCACCCGCTCCGCCCTGGAGAACGCCGCGTCCATCGCTTCGCTGCTGCTCACGACCGAGACCCTGGTCGTCGAGAAGCCGGCGGAGGAGGAGCCCGAGGCCGCCGGCCACGGGCACGGCCACTCCCACTAG
- the guaB gene encoding IMP dehydrogenase translates to MTANVDGVPEKFATLGLTYDDVLLLPGASEVLPNAVDTSSRISRNVRVNIPLLSAAMDKVTESRMAIAMARQGGVGVLHRNLSIEDQVNQVDLVKRSESGMVTDPITVHPDATLAEADALCAKFRISGVPVTDPAGKLLGIVTNRDMAFESDRSRQVREVMTPMPLVTGKVGISGVDAMELLRRHKIEKLPLVDDAGVLKGLITVKDFVKAEQYPNAAKDAEGRLLVGAAVGASPEALERAQALAEAGADFLIVDTSHGHNSNALNWMAKIKSSVGVDIIGGNVATRDGAQALIDAGVDGVKVGVGPGSICTTRVVAGIGVPQVTAIYEAALAARAAGVPVIGDGGLQYSGDIGKALAAGADTVMLGSLLAGCEESPGELQFINGKQFKSYRGMGSLGAMQSRGQGRSYSKDRYFQAEVASDDKLVPEGIEGQVPYRGPLANVLHQLVGGLRQTMGYVGAASIDEMETKGRFVRITSAGLKESHPHDIQMTVEAPNYSRSK, encoded by the coding sequence ATGACTGCAAACGTCGACGGAGTGCCCGAGAAATTCGCGACACTCGGGCTGACCTACGACGACGTGCTGCTGCTGCCGGGCGCGTCCGAGGTCCTCCCGAACGCGGTCGACACCTCGTCCCGCATCTCCCGCAACGTGCGCGTGAACATTCCGCTGCTGTCGGCGGCGATGGACAAGGTCACCGAGTCCCGCATGGCGATCGCCATGGCGCGGCAGGGTGGCGTCGGCGTGCTGCACCGCAACCTGTCGATCGAGGACCAGGTCAACCAGGTCGACCTCGTGAAGCGTTCCGAGTCCGGCATGGTGACGGACCCGATCACCGTGCACCCGGACGCGACGCTGGCCGAGGCCGACGCGCTGTGTGCGAAGTTCCGCATCAGCGGCGTTCCGGTGACCGACCCGGCGGGCAAGCTGCTCGGCATCGTCACCAACCGCGACATGGCGTTCGAGTCCGACCGCAGCCGGCAGGTGCGCGAGGTCATGACGCCGATGCCGCTCGTGACCGGCAAGGTCGGCATCTCCGGCGTCGATGCCATGGAGCTGCTGCGCCGCCACAAGATCGAGAAGCTTCCGCTGGTCGACGACGCGGGCGTCCTCAAGGGCCTCATCACGGTCAAGGACTTCGTGAAGGCCGAGCAGTACCCGAACGCCGCGAAGGACGCCGAGGGCCGCCTCCTCGTCGGTGCCGCGGTGGGCGCCAGCCCCGAGGCCCTGGAGCGCGCTCAGGCGCTGGCCGAGGCGGGCGCGGACTTCCTCATCGTCGACACCTCGCACGGACACAACAGCAACGCGCTGAACTGGATGGCGAAGATCAAGTCCAGCGTCGGCGTCGACATCATCGGCGGCAACGTCGCGACGCGTGACGGCGCGCAGGCCCTGATCGACGCCGGTGTCGACGGCGTGAAGGTCGGTGTGGGCCCCGGCTCCATCTGCACCACGCGCGTCGTCGCCGGTATCGGTGTCCCGCAGGTCACCGCCATCTACGAGGCGGCTCTCGCCGCCCGCGCCGCAGGCGTCCCGGTCATCGGTGACGGCGGTCTGCAGTACTCCGGTGACATCGGCAAGGCGCTCGCCGCCGGTGCCGACACGGTCATGCTGGGCAGCCTCCTCGCGGGCTGCGAGGAGTCCCCGGGCGAGCTGCAGTTCATCAACGGCAAGCAGTTCAAGTCGTACCGCGGCATGGGCTCCCTCGGGGCGATGCAGTCCCGCGGGCAGGGCCGGTCCTACTCCAAGGACCGCTACTTCCAGGCCGAGGTCGCCTCCGACGACAAGCTCGTGCCCGAGGGCATCGAGGGCCAGGTGCCCTACCGCGGCCCGCTGGCCAACGTGCTGCACCAGCTCGTCGGCGGTCTGCGCCAGACGATGGGCTATGTGGGCGCCGCCTCCATCGACGAGATGGAGACCAAGGGCCGCTTCGTGAGGATCACGTCCGCGGGCCTCAAGGAGAGCCACCCGCACGACATCCAGATGACGGTCGAAGCACCGAACTACAGCCGCAGCAAGTAG
- a CDS encoding WhiB family transcriptional regulator, with translation MADFSRLPGPNADLWDWQLLAACRGVDSSLFFHPEGERGAARSARENSAKEVCMRCPVRAECAAHALQVREPYGVWGGLTEDEREELMGRARNRLVAAAPAPAGGAPPGLNS, from the coding sequence ATGGCAGATTTCTCCCGCCTTCCCGGACCGAACGCAGATCTGTGGGACTGGCAGCTCCTCGCGGCCTGCCGCGGGGTGGACAGTTCGCTCTTCTTCCATCCGGAGGGGGAGCGGGGAGCGGCGCGCAGTGCCCGCGAGAACTCGGCCAAAGAGGTCTGCATGAGGTGTCCGGTGCGCGCGGAGTGCGCTGCTCATGCGCTCCAGGTGCGCGAGCCGTACGGCGTGTGGGGCGGGCTGACCGAGGACGAGCGCGAGGAGCTCATGGGTCGCGCCCGCAATCGGCTCGTAGCCGCCGCACCGGCACCGGCGGGCGGCGCCCCACCCGGGCTGAACAGCTGA
- a CDS encoding response regulator transcription factor produces the protein MTSVLVCDDSPLAREALRRAVATVPGVERVTTAANGEEVLRRWGADRSDLILMDVRMPGLGGVETVRRLLSADPGARIIMLTVAEDLDGVALAVAAGARGYLHKDASRAELRATVTQALADPTWRLAPRRLRSAEMGAAPTLTAREIQVLEGMSHGRSNAEIGRELFLSEDTVKTHARRLFKKLGASDRAHAVALGFRWGLVR, from the coding sequence ATGACATCCGTCCTCGTCTGCGACGACTCCCCGCTTGCCCGAGAAGCGCTCCGCCGCGCGGTCGCGACCGTCCCCGGCGTAGAGCGCGTGACGACCGCGGCCAACGGGGAGGAAGTCCTGCGCCGCTGGGGCGCCGACCGCTCGGACCTGATTCTGATGGACGTACGCATGCCCGGTCTGGGCGGCGTCGAGACGGTCCGGCGGCTGCTGTCCGCCGATCCCGGTGCGCGCATCATCATGCTCACCGTGGCCGAGGACCTGGACGGTGTCGCGCTCGCCGTCGCCGCCGGTGCCCGCGGCTATCTGCACAAGGACGCCTCGCGTGCCGAACTGCGTGCCACGGTCACGCAGGCGCTCGCCGACCCCACCTGGCGGCTCGCGCCGCGCAGACTGCGGTCGGCCGAGATGGGTGCGGCGCCGACGCTCACCGCGCGTGAGATCCAGGTGCTCGAGGGCATGAGCCACGGCCGGTCCAACGCGGAGATCGGGCGCGAGCTCTTCCTCTCCGAGGACACGGTCAAGACGCACGCACGCCGCCTCTTCAAGAAGCTCGGCGCCTCGGACCGTGCGCACGCCGTGGCGCTCGGTTTCCGCTGGGGCCTGGTCCGCTAA
- the groES gene encoding co-chaperone GroES: MTTTSSKVAIKPLEDRIVVQPLDAEQTTASGLVIPDTAKEKPQEGVVLAVGPGRFENGERLPLDVQTGDIVLYSKYGGTEVKYNGEEYLVLSARDVLAIVEK, translated from the coding sequence GTGACGACCACCAGCTCCAAGGTTGCCATCAAGCCGCTCGAGGACCGCATTGTGGTCCAGCCGCTCGACGCCGAGCAGACCACCGCCTCTGGCCTGGTCATCCCGGACACCGCGAAGGAGAAGCCCCAGGAGGGCGTCGTCCTCGCCGTGGGCCCGGGTCGCTTCGAGAACGGCGAGCGCCTGCCGCTCGACGTGCAGACCGGCGACATCGTGCTGTACAGCAAGTACGGCGGCACCGAGGTGAAGTACAACGGCGAGGAGTACCTCGTCCTCTCGGCTCGCGACGTGCTCGCGATCGTCGAGAAGTAA
- a CDS encoding polysaccharide deacetylase family protein produces the protein MRLVRQNDKRAAEGMPGRGARHARTRACLAVLAACAVLSGCAAADGKKAVEPAPGPQPLQAPPARALDSHAGKMRAARVAMARKWGLSKPPLLAPPAPAEKPVIRARKGFEVHGQEDLPPVFTTVPTKDKVVFLTIDDGSEKDPEFLKMMSDLKIPYTAFLSNYLVKDDYGYFGKMQARGVTLNNHTLTHPYLPGLSYAEQKREICGMQNIMQRQYGELPALFRPPYGNYNRDTLRAAKSCGIKYAPIWNEEVYVDHVEWREADRDLHPGDIILTHFRGREEWKGSMPDMVRLLMKYVTDKGYAVARLEDYL, from the coding sequence ATGCGACTTGTACGACAAAACGACAAAAGAGCCGCTGAGGGGATGCCGGGCCGGGGGGCCCGTCACGCCCGTACGCGGGCCTGTCTCGCCGTTCTCGCCGCCTGCGCGGTCCTCTCCGGGTGCGCCGCGGCCGACGGCAAGAAGGCCGTCGAGCCGGCGCCCGGCCCGCAGCCCCTCCAGGCGCCGCCTGCCCGCGCCCTCGACTCCCACGCGGGCAAGATGCGTGCCGCCCGGGTCGCGATGGCCAGGAAGTGGGGCCTGTCGAAGCCGCCGCTCCTCGCGCCGCCGGCGCCCGCCGAGAAGCCCGTGATCCGGGCCCGTAAGGGCTTCGAGGTCCACGGCCAGGAGGACCTGCCGCCCGTCTTCACGACCGTGCCGACCAAGGACAAGGTCGTGTTCCTCACCATCGACGACGGCTCCGAGAAGGACCCGGAGTTCCTGAAGATGATGAGCGACCTGAAGATCCCGTACACCGCCTTCCTCAGCAACTACCTGGTGAAGGACGACTACGGCTACTTCGGGAAGATGCAGGCCCGTGGCGTCACGCTGAACAACCACACGCTGACGCACCCGTATCTGCCCGGCCTGTCCTACGCGGAGCAGAAGCGCGAGATCTGCGGGATGCAGAACATCATGCAGCGCCAGTACGGCGAGCTGCCCGCTCTCTTCCGCCCGCCGTACGGCAACTACAACCGGGACACGCTGCGCGCCGCCAAGTCCTGCGGCATCAAGTACGCGCCGATCTGGAACGAAGAGGTGTACGTCGACCACGTCGAGTGGCGCGAGGCCGACCGGGACCTGCACCCCGGCGACATCATCCTGACCCACTTCCGCGGCCGCGAGGAGTGGAAGGGCAGCATGCCCGACATGGTCCGCCTGCTCATGAAGTACGTGACCGACAAGGGGTACGCGGTGGCCAGGCTGGAGGACTACCTGTGA
- a CDS encoding ester cyclase, giving the protein MTFVQLIDCKTSRFDEMNRLMDTWAERTKGKRTATHSFVGKDRSDASHFIEIVEFPSYEEAMRNSNLPETDTIFREMVALCDEMPTFTDLEVVRDEQLYAGNARRFFETVAIEGELPPLNGLLAEDYHDHDPGNVTDTIGLDAMRREIEMYRGGFDLDFIIDDQITEGDRVCTRWTFKGDHNGDFMGIPATGKQVTMTGATIFRFQEDGKIVEGWWNIDRLGLMAQLGALDQLES; this is encoded by the coding sequence ATGACGTTCGTGCAACTGATCGACTGCAAGACCAGCCGATTCGACGAGATGAACCGGCTCATGGACACATGGGCGGAGCGGACCAAGGGGAAGCGGACCGCGACGCACAGCTTCGTCGGCAAGGACCGGTCCGACGCGTCGCACTTCATCGAGATCGTGGAGTTCCCGTCGTACGAGGAGGCGATGCGGAACTCGAACCTTCCGGAGACCGACACGATCTTCCGGGAGATGGTCGCCCTCTGCGACGAGATGCCCACCTTCACCGACCTCGAGGTGGTGCGGGACGAGCAGCTGTACGCGGGCAACGCGCGCCGGTTCTTCGAGACGGTCGCCATCGAGGGTGAACTGCCGCCGCTCAACGGCCTGCTCGCGGAGGACTACCACGACCACGACCCCGGCAACGTGACGGACACCATCGGTCTCGACGCGATGCGGCGCGAGATCGAGATGTACCGCGGCGGGTTCGACCTCGACTTCATCATCGACGACCAGATCACCGAAGGCGACCGGGTGTGCACGCGGTGGACCTTCAAGGGCGACCACAACGGCGACTTCATGGGCATTCCGGCGACGGGCAAGCAGGTCACGATGACCGGCGCGACCATCTTCCGGTTCCAGGAGGACGGGAAGATCGTCGAGGGCTGGTGGAACATCGACCGGCTGGGGCTGATGGCCCAGCTCGGCGCGCTCGATCAGCTCGAGTCCTGA